The following proteins are encoded in a genomic region of Variovorax paradoxus:
- a CDS encoding MBL fold metallo-hydrolase, producing the protein MSGPAASGLPANLIVFERGWLSSNNILFIGTDEASLVDTGYATHADQTLALVESALGGRPLDRILNTHLHSDHCGGNAALQRRYPDVRTEIPPGEAALVERWDERGLSFLATGQICPKFGFTSLLRPGTECVLGDRSWQVHGAPGHDPHSIILFEPVSRTLISADALWENGFGVAFPELAGEPSFGDVAATLDRIETLAPQQVIPGHGRVFNEVEKALGTARRRLDGLQRDPAKHARHAIKVLMKFKLLEVQSITLDEWSAWLLDASYLEIIRSRFFAETEPGRLAEDILAELIAAGAAEMDSSFIRNI; encoded by the coding sequence ATGAGCGGGCCCGCCGCGTCCGGGCTGCCGGCGAATCTCATCGTCTTCGAGCGCGGCTGGCTTTCCTCGAACAACATCCTGTTCATCGGGACCGATGAGGCCTCGCTGGTCGACACCGGGTATGCCACGCATGCCGATCAGACCTTGGCACTCGTCGAATCGGCCCTGGGAGGCCGCCCGCTCGACCGGATCCTGAATACGCATCTGCACAGCGACCACTGTGGCGGCAATGCGGCCCTGCAGCGGCGTTATCCGGATGTTCGGACCGAGATTCCACCGGGGGAGGCGGCGCTGGTCGAACGCTGGGACGAACGTGGTTTGAGCTTTCTTGCGACAGGGCAGATCTGTCCGAAGTTCGGATTCACCAGCTTGCTGCGGCCAGGCACGGAGTGCGTGCTTGGCGACCGGTCATGGCAAGTGCATGGGGCCCCGGGTCACGACCCTCATTCGATCATCCTGTTCGAACCCGTTTCGCGCACGCTCATCTCGGCAGACGCCTTGTGGGAGAACGGGTTTGGTGTTGCCTTTCCCGAACTCGCGGGCGAGCCGTCTTTCGGGGATGTGGCTGCAACTCTGGATCGGATCGAAACGCTGGCACCGCAGCAGGTAATTCCAGGGCACGGCCGTGTCTTCAATGAAGTCGAGAAAGCCTTGGGCACTGCGCGTCGCCGGCTCGATGGTCTTCAGCGCGATCCCGCAAAGCACGCACGGCATGCCATCAAGGTACTGATGAAATTCAAGCTGCTGGAGGTGCAGTCGATCACTCTGGACGAGTGGTCAGCCTGGCTTCTGGACGCGTCATATCTCGAAATCATTCGCTCGCGCTTCTTCGCCGAGACGGAGCCGGGTCGGCTGGCCGAAGACATCTTGGCGGAATTGATCGCCGCAGGAGCGGCCGAGATGGACTCGTCTTTCATCCGCAACATCTGA
- a CDS encoding AMP-binding protein, whose protein sequence is MQTSARPPNYPADVPHEIHPEQYGSLSHMFDEAFGRYAERPFSVCMERWMSYGELDTLSKALGAWLQSLGLEPGARVAIMLPNVPQFAVTMCGVLRAGYTCVNVNPLYTARELEHQLKDSGATAIVILENFAATLEQVIERTPVKHVVVTSMGDLLGGFYGAWITIAVRHLAKMVPPYKLPLSDGRTVTPFSKVIAEGRGRTLGPDQSTLDSIAFLQYTGGTTGLSKGAVLTHRNIVAATLQAEAWFTPALSRAGDLSKVNSIAALPLYHIFALTLCLLVIRQGSHMTLIPNPRDFSKFIAVLKKRPFHMLPAVNTLFNALLMHPEFKSIDFSTLFVSQAGGMAASEGTAQRWFEATGCPMIEGWGMSETCAIGTNNPVSNTKFTGTIGLPLPSIEIAIKDDEGNSLPIGTAGELCIKGPNVMTGYYNQPAETAAAFTADGFMRTGDIALMQEDGYSRIVDRKKDMILVSGFNVFPNELENVISLCPGVVECAAVGVPDEKQGEAIKVFVVRRDAALTEEAVLQYCNGQLTGYKRPKHIEFRDSLPKTNVGKILRRELRTTASA, encoded by the coding sequence ATGCAGACATCCGCGCGACCCCCCAACTATCCGGCCGACGTGCCGCACGAGATCCATCCCGAGCAGTACGGGTCTCTGAGCCATATGTTCGACGAAGCCTTCGGCCGCTACGCCGAACGGCCCTTCTCGGTGTGCATGGAGCGCTGGATGTCGTACGGGGAGCTCGACACTTTGTCGAAGGCGCTGGGCGCGTGGCTCCAGTCGCTCGGCCTCGAGCCAGGCGCGCGGGTCGCCATCATGCTGCCCAACGTGCCCCAGTTCGCGGTCACGATGTGCGGCGTGCTTCGGGCGGGCTATACCTGCGTCAACGTCAATCCGCTCTACACGGCGCGCGAGCTCGAGCATCAGCTGAAGGATTCCGGCGCCACGGCCATCGTCATCCTCGAGAACTTCGCCGCGACTTTGGAGCAGGTGATCGAGCGCACGCCGGTCAAGCATGTGGTCGTCACGTCGATGGGCGATCTGTTGGGGGGGTTCTATGGAGCCTGGATCACGATCGCGGTTCGCCACCTGGCGAAGATGGTTCCGCCCTACAAGCTGCCGCTGAGCGATGGCCGCACGGTCACGCCGTTCTCCAAGGTGATCGCCGAGGGACGCGGACGGACCTTGGGACCAGATCAGAGCACGCTCGATTCCATCGCCTTCCTGCAGTACACCGGCGGCACGACGGGTCTGTCCAAGGGCGCGGTGCTGACCCACCGCAACATCGTCGCGGCGACCCTGCAGGCGGAGGCCTGGTTCACGCCTGCGCTATCGCGGGCGGGCGATCTGTCGAAGGTCAACAGCATCGCGGCATTGCCGCTGTATCACATCTTCGCGCTGACGCTCTGCCTGCTTGTCATCCGCCAAGGCTCGCACATGACGCTGATTCCCAATCCGCGCGACTTCAGCAAGTTCATCGCGGTGCTCAAGAAGCGGCCGTTCCACATGCTGCCGGCAGTGAACACGCTGTTCAATGCGCTGTTGATGCACCCCGAGTTCAAGTCGATCGATTTTTCAACGTTGTTCGTGTCGCAGGCAGGCGGAATGGCCGCGTCGGAGGGCACCGCACAGCGGTGGTTCGAGGCCACCGGCTGTCCGATGATCGAAGGCTGGGGGATGAGCGAAACCTGTGCGATCGGTACGAACAATCCGGTGTCGAACACAAAGTTCACGGGCACCATCGGCTTGCCGCTGCCGAGCATCGAGATTGCGATCAAGGACGACGAAGGAAACTCCCTGCCCATCGGCACAGCAGGCGAGCTTTGCATCAAGGGCCCGAACGTGATGACCGGCTACTACAACCAGCCGGCCGAAACGGCGGCCGCCTTCACGGCAGACGGATTCATGCGCACCGGCGACATCGCCCTCATGCAGGAAGACGGCTACAGCCGCATCGTCGACCGCAAGAAGGACATGATCCTGGTGAGTGGCTTCAATGTCTTTCCAAACGAACTGGAGAATGTGATTTCGCTGTGCCCCGGCGTCGTCGAATGCGCCGCTGTCGGCGTGCCCGACGAAAAGCAGGGCGAGGCCATCAAGGTGTTTGTCGTGCGACGGGACGCGGCGCTGACCGAAGAAGCCGTGCTGCAGTACTGCAACGGGCAGCTCACGGGCTACAAGCGGCCCAAGCACATCGAGTTCCGGGATTCCTTGCCGAAGACAAACGTTGGGAAGATCCTGCGGCGCGAGCTGCGCACCACCGCGAGCGCATGA
- the phhA gene encoding phenylalanine 4-monooxygenase → MDTLAAATAAVKPAVYGASDRPPRGDYSRGGAVHADYTCPQDWASYTPADHDTYKRLYERQAAQLPGLACDAFIKALPSLGVKDHIPRFEEINERLHRATGWEIVAVPGLIPELPFFTLLANRKFPVTDWIRKPEEFNYIVEPDVFHDLFGHVPMLFDPTFADYVQRYGEGGIKAHELGAGEKLARLYWYTVEFGLIRQADGLRAYGAGILSSVGELQHAVRSNEPHRLPLDLLRTMRTRYKIDTYQSNYFVIESFAQLFELTAPDFTPLYRALEVAPDIPAGVLLPGESGKA, encoded by the coding sequence ATGGACACCCTTGCCGCCGCCACTGCTGCTGTCAAACCTGCCGTTTACGGCGCTTCGGATCGCCCGCCGCGCGGCGACTACTCCCGCGGCGGCGCGGTGCATGCCGACTACACCTGCCCGCAGGACTGGGCCAGCTACACGCCGGCCGACCATGACACCTACAAGCGGCTCTACGAGCGGCAGGCGGCGCAGTTGCCGGGGCTGGCTTGCGATGCGTTCATCAAGGCCCTGCCGTCGCTGGGCGTGAAGGACCACATTCCTCGCTTCGAGGAAATCAACGAACGGCTGCATCGCGCCACCGGTTGGGAAATCGTCGCGGTGCCGGGGCTGATTCCCGAGCTACCGTTCTTCACCTTGCTGGCGAACCGCAAGTTTCCGGTGACCGACTGGATCCGCAAGCCCGAGGAGTTCAACTACATCGTCGAGCCCGATGTGTTCCACGACCTGTTCGGCCATGTGCCGATGCTGTTCGACCCGACCTTTGCGGACTACGTGCAGCGCTATGGCGAAGGCGGCATCAAGGCGCACGAACTGGGTGCGGGCGAGAAGCTCGCGCGCCTGTATTGGTACACGGTGGAGTTCGGGCTGATCCGGCAAGCCGACGGCCTGCGCGCCTACGGCGCCGGCATCCTGAGTTCCGTCGGCGAATTGCAGCACGCGGTGCGCAGCAACGAACCGCACCGGCTGCCGCTCGACCTGCTGCGGACCATGCGCACGCGCTACAAGATCGACACGTACCAAAGCAACTACTTCGTGATCGAGAGTTTTGCGCAGTTGTTCGAGCTCACGGCGCCGGACTTCACGCCTCTCTACCGCGCGCTCGAGGTGGCGCCTGACATTCCGGCCGGGGTGCTGCTGCCGGGCGAGTCCGGCAAGGCCTGA
- a CDS encoding transporter substrate-binding domain-containing protein, whose protein sequence is MHSTFSIGLTLTAAAAVLSGCAMAPPAPAAVSHLDTVQKAAVLRICTPGDYKPFSFQKADGTFEGIDVDLMTGFSTSLGAKPEWVKTTWANLLPDLTAGKCDVAVGGVSVTTDRQKRAFFSAPYMVNGKAPIARCADVAKYQSVADIDKPSTRVIFNPGGSNERFARANFKQAKLTLHGENVTIFDEILADRADVFVTESAEAITQQKLKPGLCAINPEKPLQYGEMAWMLPRDDVTFKAYVDQWLHLQQAGGDFQRVMNHWLK, encoded by the coding sequence ATGCACAGCACGTTTTCGATCGGCCTGACCCTCACCGCGGCCGCGGCCGTTCTTTCCGGTTGCGCGATGGCGCCGCCCGCCCCTGCGGCCGTGTCGCACCTGGACACTGTGCAGAAGGCCGCCGTGCTGCGCATCTGCACACCGGGCGACTACAAGCCTTTCAGCTTTCAGAAAGCCGACGGGACGTTCGAAGGCATCGACGTCGATCTCATGACAGGTTTCAGCACCAGCCTCGGAGCCAAGCCCGAGTGGGTCAAGACCACGTGGGCGAACCTGCTGCCCGACCTCACGGCCGGCAAGTGCGACGTGGCGGTCGGCGGCGTTTCGGTGACCACCGACCGGCAGAAGCGCGCCTTCTTCAGCGCGCCTTACATGGTGAACGGCAAGGCACCGATTGCACGCTGCGCCGACGTGGCCAAGTACCAGAGCGTGGCCGACATCGACAAGCCTTCGACCCGGGTCATCTTCAATCCGGGCGGCAGCAACGAGCGCTTCGCACGCGCGAACTTCAAGCAGGCCAAGCTCACGCTGCACGGCGAGAACGTGACGATCTTCGACGAGATCCTTGCCGACCGCGCCGATGTCTTCGTGACCGAGTCCGCGGAAGCCATCACGCAGCAAAAGCTCAAGCCCGGGCTCTGCGCCATCAATCCCGAGAAGCCATTGCAGTACGGCGAAATGGCGTGGATGCTGCCGCGCGACGACGTGACCTTCAAGGCTTATGTCGACCAATGGCTGCATCTGCAGCAAGCCGGCGGCGACTTTCAGCGCGTGATGAACCACTGGCTCAAATAA
- the hppD gene encoding 4-hydroxyphenylpyruvate dioxygenase: protein MSHTDAPAFTPWDNPMGTDGFEFIEYAAPDPVAMGQVFERMGFTAVAKHRHKNVLLYRQGTINFIVNAEPDSFAQRFAREHGPSVCAIAFRVQDAKQAYERAISLGAWGFADKAGPGELNIPAIKGIGDSLIYLVDRWPGKNGAKPGDIGNIGFYDVDFEPLPDVASQDALAPKGNGLTYIDHLTHNVYRGRMNVWAGFYEKLFNFREIKYFDIEGQVTGVKSKAMTSPCGKIRIPINEEGKEQAGQIQEYLDMYRGEGIQHIAMGSDNLYETVDALRAKGVTLLDTIDTYYELVDKRIPGHGESVSELQKRKILIDGKKDALLLQIFSENQLGPIFFEFIQRKGDDGFGNGNFKALFESIELDQMRRGVLTAPK from the coding sequence ATGAGCCATACCGACGCCCCCGCCTTCACGCCCTGGGACAACCCGATGGGGACCGACGGCTTCGAATTCATCGAATACGCGGCGCCGGATCCGGTCGCCATGGGCCAGGTGTTCGAGCGCATGGGCTTCACAGCGGTGGCCAAGCACCGCCACAAGAACGTGCTGCTGTACCGCCAAGGCACGATCAACTTCATCGTGAATGCCGAGCCTGACTCGTTCGCGCAGCGCTTCGCACGCGAGCACGGCCCGAGCGTCTGCGCCATCGCTTTCCGCGTGCAGGATGCCAAGCAGGCCTACGAGCGCGCGATTTCGCTGGGTGCCTGGGGCTTTGCCGACAAGGCCGGGCCCGGCGAGCTGAATATTCCCGCCATCAAGGGCATCGGCGACAGCCTGATCTACCTGGTCGACCGCTGGCCCGGCAAGAACGGCGCGAAGCCGGGCGACATCGGGAACATCGGCTTCTACGACGTCGACTTCGAGCCGCTGCCGGACGTTGCCTCTCAGGATGCGCTCGCGCCCAAGGGCAACGGCCTCACCTACATCGACCACCTCACGCACAACGTGTACCGGGGCCGGATGAATGTGTGGGCCGGCTTCTACGAGAAGCTCTTCAACTTCCGCGAGATCAAGTACTTCGACATCGAAGGCCAGGTGACGGGCGTGAAGAGCAAGGCCATGACCAGCCCCTGCGGCAAGATCCGCATCCCGATCAACGAAGAGGGGAAGGAGCAGGCGGGCCAGATCCAGGAGTACCTGGACATGTACCGCGGCGAAGGCATCCAGCACATCGCGATGGGCTCGGACAACCTGTACGAGACCGTCGATGCGCTGCGCGCCAAGGGCGTGACATTGCTCGACACCATCGACACGTATTACGAACTGGTCGACAAGCGCATTCCCGGCCATGGCGAAAGCGTGTCCGAGCTGCAGAAGCGCAAGATCCTGATCGACGGCAAGAAGGACGCGCTGCTGCTGCAGATCTTCAGCGAGAACCAGCTCGGTCCGATCTTCTTCGAGTTCATTCAGCGCAAGGGCGACGACGGCTTCGGCAACGGCAACTTCAAGGCGCTGTTCGAGAGCATCGAGCTCGACCAGATGCGGCGTGGCGTGCTGACGGCCCCAAAATAA
- a CDS encoding Lrp/AsnC family transcriptional regulator, with the protein MEALDKIDRLILRTLQADGRATYDQIAEQVSLSPSAVLRRVKRLEESGVIDRYVALVRPEVIGLGLTAYLNVRLEKHTESHKRNPMDLFRASVQTWPEVVECAALTGEMDYLLRVVVADMGHYSRFIMDTLLKHPSVEDCKTSFVLDRVKATTAVPV; encoded by the coding sequence ATGGAAGCACTCGACAAGATTGATCGGCTCATATTGCGCACGCTGCAAGCAGACGGGCGTGCCACCTACGACCAGATCGCGGAGCAGGTCAGCCTTTCCCCCAGCGCCGTGCTCAGGCGGGTCAAACGGCTGGAAGAAAGCGGTGTGATCGACCGCTACGTGGCGCTCGTTCGCCCGGAGGTCATCGGCCTTGGCCTCACCGCCTACTTGAATGTGCGGCTCGAAAAGCACACCGAAAGCCACAAGCGCAACCCCATGGACCTGTTCCGGGCCAGCGTCCAGACCTGGCCCGAGGTGGTCGAATGCGCGGCGTTGACCGGGGAGATGGACTATCTCTTGCGCGTGGTGGTGGCCGACATGGGCCACTACAGCCGCTTCATCATGGACACCCTGCTCAAGCACCCCAGCGTCGAAGACTGCAAGACCAGCTTCGTGCTCGACCGTGTCAAGGCCACAACGGCTGTACCGGTTTAG
- a CDS encoding GNAT family N-acetyltransferase, translated as MLSAKTLIQASLGLGSFLKAPMVEAQPRATRAPQPVMVPIRSIGPRERDRIARHLLALTPHDRYLRFGYAASDEQVQRYVDGLDFDRDELFGIYNRRLDLIAMAHLAFAPDDQHSDCAEFGVSVAAHARGRGYGARLFERAVVVARNEGVGMLFIHALSENAAMLKIARNAGATVVRSGSESEAHLQLPSATFDSRMSEIALEHYAAVDYHLKTRAKQFWAFLASLQEVRSGMRDARSKSAP; from the coding sequence ATGCTCTCCGCCAAGACCCTGATTCAAGCGTCTCTCGGCCTCGGCTCTTTCCTGAAGGCGCCGATGGTTGAGGCGCAACCGCGCGCGACCCGCGCGCCCCAGCCCGTCATGGTGCCGATCCGCTCGATCGGCCCGCGCGAACGCGACCGCATCGCCCGCCATCTTCTGGCGCTGACCCCTCATGACCGCTACTTGCGCTTCGGCTACGCCGCGTCGGACGAGCAGGTGCAGCGCTACGTCGACGGCCTCGACTTCGACCGCGACGAGCTCTTCGGCATCTACAACCGCCGCCTCGACCTGATTGCCATGGCGCACCTGGCGTTCGCGCCGGACGACCAGCACAGCGACTGCGCCGAGTTCGGCGTGTCCGTGGCGGCGCATGCGCGCGGCCGCGGCTACGGAGCCCGCCTGTTCGAGCGTGCCGTGGTCGTGGCGCGCAACGAAGGCGTGGGCATGCTCTTCATCCATGCGCTGAGCGAAAACGCCGCCATGCTGAAGATCGCCCGCAACGCCGGCGCCACCGTGGTGCGCAGCGGCTCGGAGTCCGAGGCGCATCTGCAGCTGCCGAGCGCCACCTTCGACAGCCGCATGAGCGAAATTGCGCTCGAGCACTACGCGGCGGTCGACTACCACCTCAAGACCCGCGCCAAGCAGTTCTGGGCCTTTCTCGCGAGCCTGCAGGAAGTGCGCAGCGGCATGAGGGACGCGCGCAGCAAGTCGGCCCCATAG
- a CDS encoding HlyC/CorC family transporter, with protein MAEPHPERAPVEREDKRGFLQKLAEFIHPGPDSRDELIETLADAEDNEVIGAESRVMLEGVLRMADMTAGDVMVAAPRMDLVNIDAPFDALLHLVIDTAHSRFPVYEGEKENIIGILLAKDLLKLQRAPGLNIRALLRPATFVPESKGLNDLLREFRGNRNHLAIVIDEFGRVAGLITIEDVLEQIVGEIEDEFDIAEDEGDIFGLADHTYRVSGDTPIERVAEAFGITFDEEQLSEDFDTIGGLIAHEMGHVPKRGEHHAIGGFDFVVLHTKGGAVRWFKVSPARGSDAAD; from the coding sequence GTGGCCGAACCTCACCCTGAACGCGCACCCGTCGAACGGGAAGACAAGCGCGGCTTTCTCCAGAAACTGGCCGAATTCATCCACCCCGGTCCCGACTCGCGCGACGAGTTGATCGAAACCTTGGCCGACGCCGAGGACAACGAGGTGATCGGCGCCGAATCGCGCGTGATGCTCGAAGGCGTGCTGCGCATGGCCGACATGACGGCCGGCGACGTGATGGTGGCCGCCCCGCGCATGGACCTGGTGAACATCGACGCGCCGTTCGACGCGTTGCTGCATCTGGTCATCGACACCGCGCACTCGCGCTTTCCGGTGTACGAGGGCGAAAAAGAAAACATCATCGGCATCCTGCTCGCGAAAGACCTGCTCAAGCTGCAACGCGCGCCGGGGCTCAACATCCGCGCGCTGCTGCGCCCGGCCACCTTCGTGCCCGAAAGCAAGGGCCTGAACGACCTGCTGCGCGAGTTCCGCGGCAACCGCAACCACCTGGCCATCGTCATCGACGAGTTCGGCCGTGTGGCCGGCCTCATCACCATCGAGGACGTGCTCGAGCAGATCGTCGGCGAAATCGAAGACGAGTTCGACATTGCCGAAGACGAGGGCGACATCTTCGGCCTGGCCGACCACACCTACCGCGTCTCGGGCGACACGCCCATCGAGCGCGTGGCCGAGGCCTTCGGCATCACCTTCGACGAAGAACAGCTGAGCGAAGACTTCGACACCATCGGCGGCCTCATCGCGCACGAGATGGGCCACGTGCCCAAGCGAGGCGAACACCACGCCATCGGCGGCTTCGACTTCGTGGTGCTGCACACCAAGGGCGGCGCCGTGCGCTGGTTCAAGGTGTCCCCGGCCCGCGGCAGCGACGCGGCCGACTGA
- the lnt gene encoding apolipoprotein N-acyltransferase, translating to MPLPAAATLRTSRTFSAVGLLRLLGFAFAGLAQAAAIAWPANGQPLWWLQLISLAALVGLLDRLRAEGAGWRRAGLHGWVFSAAWLTGSFWWLFISMHTYGGLPAPLAAIAVLALAAALGLYYAAACAWFVTRGPRGAVAGALVFAALWTLAELVRGSWFTGFPWGAGGYAHVEGPLAAWAPWIGVYGIGAFAAIAAALVALTRPARTAALAQSLVVIAAVFAAPHLIDPLPADARGEKGSSGKLQMALLQGNIPQDEKFIPGGGIDLALRWYGEQLRDAKASLVVTPETALPLLPQQLPAGYLEAIQARYSQGAQAAIVGLPMGGQGTYRNAVLGFQPGAAEPYSYSKHHLVPFGEFIPPGFRWFIRMMNIPLGDFARGGLAQAPFAWQGQRIAPNICYEDLFGDEIGANFKDEATAPTILLNVSNIAWFGNSVAIDQHLAISRMRSLEFARPMVRATNTGATVVIDAEGRVTHRLPRLTRGVLEASVEGRTGLTPYARWVAPFGLWPLWIAAIAVVVIAFLLRRRKA from the coding sequence ATGCCGTTGCCCGCAGCGGCCACGCTCCGCACCTCGCGCACCTTTTCCGCTGTCGGCCTGCTGCGCCTTCTCGGCTTTGCTTTCGCGGGTCTTGCGCAGGCCGCCGCCATTGCCTGGCCCGCGAACGGCCAGCCGCTGTGGTGGCTGCAGCTGATCTCGCTGGCGGCGCTCGTCGGCCTGCTGGACCGGCTGCGCGCCGAGGGCGCCGGCTGGCGTCGCGCCGGCCTGCATGGCTGGGTCTTCTCGGCGGCCTGGCTCACCGGCAGCTTCTGGTGGCTCTTCATCTCGATGCACACCTACGGCGGGCTTCCGGCACCGCTCGCGGCCATTGCGGTGCTCGCGCTTGCGGCGGCGCTCGGGCTCTATTACGCCGCCGCCTGTGCCTGGTTCGTCACCCGAGGACCGAGAGGGGCCGTGGCCGGCGCCTTGGTGTTCGCCGCGCTGTGGACGCTGGCCGAGCTCGTGCGCGGCAGCTGGTTCACCGGATTCCCTTGGGGTGCCGGCGGCTACGCGCATGTCGAGGGGCCACTGGCAGCCTGGGCACCGTGGATCGGTGTGTACGGCATCGGCGCATTCGCAGCCATCGCGGCCGCGCTGGTCGCGCTCACACGGCCTGCGCGCACCGCGGCGCTCGCGCAGTCGCTGGTCGTGATCGCCGCCGTGTTCGCGGCGCCGCACTTGATCGATCCGCTGCCCGCCGACGCACGAGGCGAAAAGGGTTCCAGCGGCAAGCTGCAGATGGCACTGCTCCAAGGCAACATCCCGCAAGACGAGAAATTCATTCCCGGCGGCGGCATCGACCTGGCGCTGCGCTGGTATGGCGAACAGCTGCGCGACGCCAAGGCCTCGCTCGTGGTCACGCCCGAAACCGCGCTGCCGCTGCTGCCGCAGCAACTGCCCGCCGGCTACCTCGAGGCCATCCAGGCGCGCTACAGCCAAGGCGCGCAAGCCGCCATCGTCGGCCTTCCGATGGGTGGCCAGGGCACCTACCGCAACGCGGTGCTCGGCTTCCAGCCCGGCGCCGCAGAGCCCTACAGCTACAGCAAGCACCATCTGGTGCCGTTCGGCGAATTCATTCCACCGGGCTTTCGCTGGTTCATCCGCATGATGAACATTCCGCTCGGCGACTTCGCGCGCGGCGGCCTGGCGCAGGCGCCTTTCGCGTGGCAGGGCCAGCGTATCGCGCCGAACATCTGCTACGAAGACCTGTTCGGCGACGAGATCGGCGCCAACTTCAAGGACGAGGCCACGGCGCCGACCATCCTGCTCAACGTGAGCAACATCGCATGGTTCGGCAACTCGGTCGCCATCGACCAGCACCTGGCCATCTCGCGCATGCGCTCGCTCGAATTCGCGCGCCCGATGGTGCGGGCCACCAACACCGGCGCGACCGTGGTCATCGATGCCGAAGGCCGCGTCACGCACCGGTTGCCGCGGCTCACGCGCGGCGTGCTCGAAGCGTCGGTCGAAGGCCGCACAGGGCTCACGCCCTATGCGCGCTGGGTGGCGCCGTTCGGCCTCTGGCCGCTGTGGATTGCTGCGATCGCCGTCGTCGTCATCGCTTTCCTACTGCGCCGCCGCAAGGCCTGA